One genomic window of Solanum dulcamara chromosome 10, daSolDulc1.2, whole genome shotgun sequence includes the following:
- the LOC129871265 gene encoding uncharacterized protein LOC129871265, translated as MGMKKWVTISVVVAIIASMKGLSSQLSFEKEVAIEWLKQMSDRLGNWAIPAYVGLHTVTLALCLPYAVFFEAGASLLFGFFPAVLCVFCAKILGASLSFWIGRFVFRSSSSAIGWAQNNKYFHVLSRGVERDGWKFVLLARFSPIPSYVINYALAATKVRFFLDFLLPTAIGCLPMILQNTSIGSLAGAAVSSGSGSKTSNLWSYIFPLLGILASILISLRVKKYSSDISVAETVPTDDHDNNRLTERKKGKGSKKQ; from the exons ATGGGTATGAAGAAATGGGTAACAATATCAGTAGTAGTAGCAATAATCGCATCAATGAAAGGATTAAGCAGCCAATTGAGTTTCGAAAAAGAGGTAGCAATTGAATGGTTGAAGCAAATGTCAGATCGATTAGGAAATTGGGCGATCCCTGCTTATGTCGGTCTTCATACAGTCACATTAGCTCTTTGTCTTCCTTATGCTGTGTTCTTTGAAGCTGGTGCTTCTCTACTTTTTGGGTTTTTCCCTGCTGTGTTGTGTGTTTTTTGTGCTAAAATTCTTGGCgcttctctctctttctggatCGGCAG GTTTGTGTTCCGTAGTTCCAGCTCTGCTATAGGGTGGGCTCAAAATAACAAGTACTTTCATGTTCTCTCAAGGGGTGTTGAACGCGATGGATGGAAATTTGTACTCCTTGCCCGTTTCTCTCCTATACCTTCTTATGTCATCAACTATGCCTTGGCAGCCACCAAGGTTAGGTTCTTCCTGGATTTCCTACTTCCAACAGCAATTGGTTGCCTGCCAATGATCCTACAGAACACGTCTATTGGCAGTCTAGCCGGTGCTGCTGTATCATCCGGCTCTGGATCTAAGACATCCAATTTATGGTCATACATCTTTCCTCTACTTGGTATCTTAGCGAGTATCCTCATTTCTTTGCGGGTGAAAAAGTACTCCAGTGATATCTCAGTCGCTGAGACAGTTCCTACAGACGATCACGACAACAATAGATTGACTgaaaggaaaaaaggaaaaggcTCTAAGAAACAGTAA